One part of the Rutidosis leptorrhynchoides isolate AG116_Rl617_1_P2 chromosome 1, CSIRO_AGI_Rlap_v1, whole genome shotgun sequence genome encodes these proteins:
- the LOC139879407 gene encoding uncharacterized protein, protein MAVLIKIICSTIAMISNHLSYLLCNAVPYVLIIAIRALKVPAEVVQCALEQISCHFTCVVYFLKVFSNIIFQAMSMIVWSFFDIVVKVGMMATTAAGRGFADKLKSAFKELIEEIYESVLEMIKGLVEHLFEYLMEIVLGAISKIVDLSFDLVIEVLIRPKGKLTSDLLELIEQTFKAAVESVVKMDTAIVMDLLNNHMGAQSYTSVFDKPIIATLINFVIIYLIRNYYQQPFGH, encoded by the coding sequence ATGGCGGTCCTCATCAAAATCATTTGTTCCACCATAGCCATGATATCAAACCACCTCTCTTATTTGCTTTGCAATGCAGTCCCCTACGTCCTCATAATCGCAATCCGAGCATTAAAAGTTCCTGCAGAAGTGGTGCAGTGTGCATTAGAGCAAATCAGTTGTCATTTCACATGTGTTGTATACTTTTTAAAAGTTTTTTCAAATATTATTTTTCAGGCAATGAGTATGATTGTTTGGTCATTCTTTGATATCGTTGTAAAGGTTGGGATGATGGCAACTACAGCTGCAGGCAGAGGGTTTGCGGATAAGTTAAAGTCGGCTTTTAAGGAGTTGATAGAAGAAATATATGAGAGCGTGTTGGAGATGATCAAAGGCTTGGTTGAGCACCTTTTCGAGTATCTTATGGAGATTGTTTTGGGTGCAATAAGTAAGATTGTTGACTTATCATTTGACCTTGTGATAGAGGTTCTTATTCGGCCGAAGGGGAAATTGACATCGGATTTACTGGAGTTGATTGAACAAACGTTTAAGGCTGCAGTTGAAAGTGTTGTGAAGATGGATACAGCTATAGTAATGGATTTGTTGAATAACCATATGGGTGCTCAAAGTTATACGAGTGTTTTTGATAAACCAATCATAGCTACATTAATAAACTTTGTAATTATATATTTGATTAGAAACTACTACCAACAGCCGTTTGGtcactga